DNA from Chitinophaga pendula:
CCGGTGATCACTTCCACTCTCTTATGTTCGGAAATATAATTTTTGGTGATCAGGGTACCCGGATGTTCCGGTTCGAAGGTATTTTTAATGCGCAGGTTGATACGTGCTATTTCGAGTGGTTTGGCTGCTTTAGGATGAATGGCTTCCATGCCGACATCTGCCAGCTGGTCAGCGATGTCATAGTTGGTATAGCCAACGGGTTTAACGTTTTCTATGCCTACCAGCCCCGGATCTGCGGTTGAGAGGTGATATTCTTTATGGATAATAGCTTCTTCGGGACGCAGCAGCTCGGCGATCCTGCTGAAAGTTACTTCTGAGTATCCCCGGTCGAATTCTCTCATGATCCCTTCTGTACCTTTTACATAACCGGTGGCAATACAGAGACAATTTTTAAGGTCGATGTTTGCGAATTCTTCTTTGATACGTTCATCAATTGTGAAGGAGCGTCCATCTCCCAGGCCACTTAGGTCTGCCAATGCTACATTAAGCCCCTTGTTGCGGAGGATATTTGCCAATATAAAGGCGGAATGGCTTTCTCCTATGGAGGCCAGTATTTCGCGTACAGCCAGCAGGATGCCTTCGTTGAGATATCCGGAAGCCAACATGGTGTTTGCGCTATCGAGATACATTAGTACCCGGTTAATCATATTATCGGTCACTTCGTCAGCATGGGTGATGTTCAGTCCCAGCGGGCCGTAGTTGGCATTCAGCTGACGGAGATGCAGTCTAACGGATTCAAGTGCACTGCGATAGTCGTTTCCGGTGGCGAATTGGTGATAGACGCCGGGGGCCTTTGTTTTTTTATTTTCCAGTAACAGGTTGGTGACGCCGGAGAAGGCGGAAACAATGAATACGCGATTGTACAGGTTATTGCCGGTACGGTTATAATAAATGATATTATCTATTACGTCTTTCAGGGCACTCATGGAGGTGCCGCCAATTTTTTCCACTGTTAGCATGCAGCGAAGCTATATAATTTATTCGTGTAATAAAAGCATATGGGCTATAGATACCTGCAGGCTTTTCGCATCTGCAACCTGTTACCTGGTTCCAGTAATTTACAAAACCGGCGGGTGCGTTAGCAGCGGTTTTCTCTTTCCCTGTTGCGGCCTGGGGGTATTTATCTTCATTGAGGCAACCGGCAAGCAGTATGTTGAGGCCACGGAGCGGGTTGGTGGAAATTCCGAATTCAATGCCCTTGCTGGATTGTTTGTCATCCTGTTTTACAAACCGGTCCCATTCCACACGGGTCGCATTGTCGATCTTGACGCCCCCTCCCACTGCCATTTCGTCGGCGAATATCCTTACTCGTCGGAATTCCGTTGTTGTCGCCAGTAGGAATTTGTTCTTTTGTCATCATAATACATACTGTATAATAATAACACCCGACATCAATATTTCGATCCATGTAGGCGCCGGCGTGCTGGCATTATTTGCAGGGCTATCCGCTATCATGGTCGGTAAAGGTAGCAAATGGCATATGTGCCAAGGTTGGCTATTATTGTGACCGGCACTGCTCTTTTTGGTGTAATTATATTTGACCGTACTACCTTTCTCCTGGTGCTTACTTTACTTGTTATTATTCAACGGTGGCAGCCTTAATGACCGTGACCATAGTATGATCTATTTAAAGGTATTATGCCGATCCGGATGCTTAGAGCGGCGATCTTATATGAGCGCAGTTATAAAATGATAAGTGTTTAGAGTGCGATGGTATCAGCATTCAGCGGCCCTGTATTATCAGCTTACAAACCATACAGCCAGTTACTTCCCTCCGCAGCCCGCATTATTTATATAATTTATATATTTACAAGGATCAGTAGTAAAAGGTTTTCATCAAAACAAGCGCATACTGATCCACTAACGAATCAGTATGCATAGACTTATTAAAACATTACTGATCTGTATACTCATTGGTCTTGCCTTTGGTACGTACTTGTATATTGCATTTGATCACCGTTTGATCCGCATATTTAAATCGCTTTTATCGAGCGTCACGATAGGTATATTAATGATGTACTGTATATACTACCGGCATTATTTCATCCATGTTACAGCTTCCCAGCCAGGCAAGGCCATTATCATGACTGTAGCTCTGATAGTTGCAGCAGTAGCCGGCACTATTATTATCTTCCTGGTACAATCGCTACTTCCTTCAGCACCTGCCTTCCGGTGGGCGAACGGCAGCGATACTTATCTTTTGAATATATTGATCGTTCTGGTAACCGGACTTCCTATTTATATGAGTGAGGAGTGGAAGGGCCAGCTTAACTCCAGGATGCTGGTACAACAGTATCGTGTATTGCAACTGGAGCAGCAACAGACGCTTTTCGAGCTGGAGTTATTGCGGGCAAAGATCAATTCACATTTTCTTTACAACATACATAATACTATTGCGGGGCTTATTACTGAAGCCCCTTCCAAGGCGGAGTCTCTTGTATTGTTGTTGTCTAAATTCTTCCGGTCTACTTTAACAAAAGACAATGTTGTTTTTCATGCTGTTCATGAAGAGCTGGACATCCTTTATACTTATCTCGAAATGCAGCAGTTACGGTTTGGCAGCAGGATGACTTCTAACATCCATGTGGCTGCGATCACAAGATTTATTCTTATGCCCTCTTTTATATTACAGCCTATAGTAGAGAATGCGGTCAAACATGGTATAGAAGCAAATGCGGGAGATGGATTTGTACACGTAGACATTCAATCTGACGATACTAATCTTACTTTTACTGTAGCAGACTCAGGTCCTCCATTTCCTGATTTACCAGGGGGTGGAGTCGGCCTGCAACTGGTGATGAACAAATTAAAGTTCCTTTACGATACTAACTATCAAATTGTATTCAGCAATACTCCTGAAAAACATGTCCGAATTACCATTCCCCGGCAGCCTGACAACCTTGCTTGTAGATGATGAAGAGGTTGCCATCAGCAGATTAAAAAAGCTCTTGCAGGTGCATCCGGAAATACATATTACCGGAGCGGCTACTGATGGAAGACAAGCTATTACCTTCATTAACCGGCATAAGCCGGCATTGGTATTTCTGGATATACAGCTGCCAGGTATTAATGGATTCGATTTGCTTTCAGCGTTGGAATATATGCCATTGGTGGTTTTTGTTACTGCTTACGATGCTTATGCGATAAAAGCGTTTGAGATAAATTCGCTGGACTATCTCCTCAAGCCAGTGGTACCGGAGCGCCTTGCGGTGACCATCAAACGTATTATTGCACATTACGCAGATAACGTTGATGTGTTGTCGAAGATAAAGACGTTACTGACTAACCAGCCGAGCAGCGAGACTATCAGTACTATCCCTGTGAAGACGGGGAATAAGACCATGCTTGTACAGGTGGGTGATATTCACTTTTTAGAGGCACGTGAAAAATATTGCTATATACATACTAAAAGCGAGTCTTACCTGACTGACTTTACACTTACTTACCTACAGGAGCGCCTTCCTGCGGGCTTCCTTCGTATACACCGGAGTTTTATCATCAATAAGCTAAAAATCCAGGAGATACATAAGTATCTGAAGGGCACTTATCTTTTGATCATGGCCGATGTGCATCAGACGCGGATCAAAAGTGCTTATTCTTATTCGGAGATCATCAAGCAACAGTTGCTATTATTCTAGGTATTCGCGATGTGCGTATAGAATTTTTCTGAAGGGGACAATAGCAGCAGATATCCTTTCTCTTCGTCATACAGCCAGTTTTGCCTGAGGGTGTTGTTATCAACTATATGTTTACCACGAGCGGGGTCTGCCAGATAGTATTTCCCTTTTTTTGCATTTATCTTATATAAGACCACAAAATGGGATGCTGTCCAATGTAAGATACAAGGCAGGGGTATAGTATCTGTAAGTTGCCGGATGGTGGTAGCGCCACTGATGGTAAGAAATCCCAGTTGTTGGGCTGCTTTATCGATATTATGCAGGCTGGCACCTTGTTCGGTGAGCTGTGAAATCCCGTTGAGATAATCAGGGTGGAATTTGCGGCCATAATACCTGGCGATCATGCGGATGCAGGCAGGGCCACAATCCTTGTTATGCAGCTGTTTGTAAAAAGGGAAAAGATACCGTTGTTTTAATGCTGTCCAATACATTGTTTCCGGTATTTTTTAGTCCAGCAAGGCAACTGCTTTGTATATGTCCGGGCGCGCGAATCGCAGGAGCTGATATCCTATTCCTGATAATCCCAACATAAATCCGGGGTTCTCCACGCCCAATGCGACACCGCAGGTGTATCCATCTCTTCCGGTTTGTTGTAACAAGGTGGTTACCATCCTGTAGGTATCTGTTAGCAGTACCTGGTCGTC
Protein-coding regions in this window:
- a CDS encoding aspartate kinase; translation: MSALKDVIDNIIYYNRTGNNLYNRVFIVSAFSGVTNLLLENKKTKAPGVYHQFATGNDYRSALESVRLHLRQLNANYGPLGLNITHADEVTDNMINRVLMYLDSANTMLASGYLNEGILLAVREILASIGESHSAFILANILRNKGLNVALADLSGLGDGRSFTIDERIKEEFANIDLKNCLCIATGYVKGTEGIMREFDRGYSEVTFSRIAELLRPEEAIIHKEYHLSTADPGLVGIENVKPVGYTNYDIADQLADVGMEAIHPKAAKPLEIARINLRIKNTFEPEHPGTLITKNYISEHKRVEVITGTDQQLLIDIYDPLMVGAVGSDLDIMQVFARYDISYIFKATSANSISIVIWENDLKQQLLKDLREKYEQVTVEPVAMVCLLGSNMDQPGLLAKATAALANAEINILSAGVALRKVNFQFLIARQHFKDAIIALNKAVGQ
- a CDS encoding sensor histidine kinase — protein: MTVALIVAAVAGTIIIFLVQSLLPSAPAFRWANGSDTYLLNILIVLVTGLPIYMSEEWKGQLNSRMLVQQYRVLQLEQQQTLFELELLRAKINSHFLYNIHNTIAGLITEAPSKAESLVLLLSKFFRSTLTKDNVVFHAVHEELDILYTYLEMQQLRFGSRMTSNIHVAAITRFILMPSFILQPIVENAVKHGIEANAGDGFVHVDIQSDDTNLTFTVADSGPPFPDLPGGGVGLQLVMNKLKFLYDTNYQIVFSNTPEKHVRITIPRQPDNLACR
- a CDS encoding LytR/AlgR family response regulator transcription factor, with product MSELPFPGSLTTLLVDDEEVAISRLKKLLQVHPEIHITGAATDGRQAITFINRHKPALVFLDIQLPGINGFDLLSALEYMPLVVFVTAYDAYAIKAFEINSLDYLLKPVVPERLAVTIKRIIAHYADNVDVLSKIKTLLTNQPSSETISTIPVKTGNKTMLVQVGDIHFLEAREKYCYIHTKSESYLTDFTLTYLQERLPAGFLRIHRSFIINKLKIQEIHKYLKGTYLLIMADVHQTRIKSAYSYSEIIKQQLLLF
- a CDS encoding cysteine peptidase family C39 domain-containing protein gives rise to the protein MYWTALKQRYLFPFYKQLHNKDCGPACIRMIARYYGRKFHPDYLNGISQLTEQGASLHNIDKAAQQLGFLTISGATTIRQLTDTIPLPCILHWTASHFVVLYKINAKKGKYYLADPARGKHIVDNNTLRQNWLYDEEKGYLLLLSPSEKFYTHIANT